One segment of Bacteroidia bacterium DNA contains the following:
- the hutU gene encoding urocanate hydratase, which produces MQKVSQRNIKAPRGTKISCKGWIQEAALRMLMNNLDPEVAENPDELIVYGGTGKAARNWECYEKIVKALQVLENDETLLIQSGKPVAILKSHPDAPRVLLVNAMLVPKWANWDYFRELDAKGLTMYGQMTAGSWIYIGSQGIVQGTYETFAECARQHFNGTLKHTLSVTAGLGGMGGAQPLAVTMNEGVCLVAEMEEWRIKKRIETRYLDEVEYDIDKAIDKALEYKKQGKAISIAVLCNAVDLLQRLIDRNITPDVLTDQTSAHDELVGYFPKGYTAAQAKILRETNPKQYIEESKDTMALHVRLMLELQKRGAVTFDYGNNLRGQALARGVSNAFDFPGFVPAYIRPLFCQGKGPFRFVALSGDPEDIYTADEKLLELFPDDVGLRRWLTMAREKIAFQGLPARICWLGQGDRLKAGLAFNELVREGKVKAPIVIGRDHLDTGSVASPYRETEAMKDGSDAIADWPILNALINTAGGASWVSLHHGGGVGIGYSIHAGMVIVADGTPEAEARLRRVLTNDPGIGVIRHADAGYEIAIETAKKHGLDINKRLK; this is translated from the coding sequence ATGCAGAAGGTATCTCAACGAAATATCAAAGCGCCGAGAGGCACTAAGATATCATGCAAAGGGTGGATACAAGAAGCAGCTTTACGCATGTTAATGAACAATCTTGATCCTGAGGTAGCCGAAAATCCCGATGAACTGATTGTATATGGTGGTACAGGAAAAGCTGCTAGAAATTGGGAATGCTACGAAAAAATTGTCAAAGCCCTACAGGTTTTGGAGAATGATGAAACTTTATTGATTCAGAGTGGTAAGCCTGTGGCTATTTTAAAGTCTCATCCTGATGCGCCGCGTGTACTTTTAGTTAATGCGATGTTAGTTCCAAAGTGGGCAAATTGGGACTATTTTCGTGAGTTAGATGCCAAAGGTTTAACCATGTATGGGCAAATGACAGCAGGAAGTTGGATTTATATAGGTTCGCAAGGTATTGTGCAAGGTACATACGAAACTTTTGCAGAGTGCGCAAGGCAGCACTTTAATGGTACACTAAAGCATACTTTATCGGTTACTGCGGGTTTAGGTGGAATGGGCGGTGCACAGCCTTTGGCTGTTACTATGAACGAAGGTGTTTGCCTTGTAGCCGAAATGGAAGAGTGGCGCATTAAAAAACGAATAGAAACTCGCTATTTAGATGAAGTAGAATACGATATTGACAAAGCAATTGACAAAGCTTTGGAATACAAAAAACAAGGCAAAGCCATCTCTATTGCGGTTTTATGTAATGCTGTGGATTTGCTTCAACGCTTGATTGATAGAAACATAACGCCTGATGTACTTACTGACCAAACTTCTGCTCATGACGAATTAGTAGGTTACTTTCCCAAGGGCTATACTGCTGCTCAAGCAAAAATTTTACGCGAAACTAACCCTAAGCAGTATATAGAAGAGTCCAAAGATACAATGGCTTTGCATGTTCGTTTGATGTTAGAGCTGCAAAAAAGAGGTGCTGTAACTTTTGACTATGGAAATAATTTGCGCGGGCAGGCGTTAGCTCGTGGTGTAAGCAATGCTTTTGACTTTCCTGGTTTTGTTCCTGCGTATATTCGACCTTTATTTTGTCAAGGTAAAGGACCTTTTCGGTTTGTAGCTTTGAGTGGAGATCCTGAAGACATTTATACTGCTGATGAAAAATTGTTAGAATTGTTTCCTGATGATGTTGGGCTGCGGCGTTGGCTAACTATGGCAAGAGAAAAAATTGCTTTTCAGGGTTTACCTGCACGAATATGTTGGTTAGGGCAAGGGGATAGATTAAAAGCAGGCTTAGCGTTTAATGAATTAGTAAGAGAAGGTAAGGTAAAAGCTCCCATAGTAATAGGGCGGGATCATTTAGATACGGGTTCGGTGGCATCACCTTACCGTGAAACCGAAGCTATGAAAGATGGCAGCGATGCTATTGCGGATTGGCCCATTCTCAATGCACTGATAAACACAGCAGGAGGTGCTAGTTGGGTTAGCTTGCATCATGGGGGAGGAGTAGGTATTGGTTATTCTATTCATGCGGGTATGGTTATTGTGGCGGATGGAACACCTGAAGCTGAAGCTCGGCTTAGACGCGTGCTTACAAATGATCCAGGTATTGGCGTTATTCGCCATGCGGATGCAGGCTACGAAATAGCCATAGAAACTGCTAAGAAACATGGATTAGATATTAACAAAAGGTTGAAGTAA